In the Bordetella genomosp. 10 genome, one interval contains:
- a CDS encoding aspartyl/asparaginyl beta-hydroxylase domain-containing protein, giving the protein MNPLAPKSAPTLFSRCFFSLIDWLRNGIAKASLVGDHPIFDNAQFPWIPALEAQAPAIRAELMDVLGKRDRLPAFHELSPDVATITTDDQWKTFVFMGYGMRSERNLARCPATARALRGIPGLRTAFFSILEPGKRIPMHRGPYNGVLRLHLGLVVPEPREDCWIEVDGQRHVWREGQAVVFDDLYPHQVHNDTDGVRVVLFVDFERPCRAPMRWFNLLVLALAPMTPEIRRGKANHDLWEKDYYGRD; this is encoded by the coding sequence TTGAATCCGCTCGCGCCCAAATCTGCCCCGACCCTGTTCTCGCGTTGTTTCTTCAGTCTGATCGACTGGCTGCGCAACGGCATCGCCAAGGCCTCCCTGGTCGGCGACCATCCCATCTTCGATAACGCCCAGTTCCCCTGGATCCCCGCGCTGGAGGCCCAGGCCCCCGCGATCCGGGCCGAACTGATGGACGTGCTCGGCAAGCGCGACCGCCTGCCCGCCTTTCACGAGCTGTCGCCCGACGTCGCCACCATCACCACCGACGACCAGTGGAAGACCTTCGTCTTCATGGGCTACGGCATGCGGTCCGAGCGCAACCTGGCGCGCTGTCCGGCGACGGCCCGGGCGCTGCGGGGCATCCCGGGGCTGCGCACCGCCTTCTTCTCCATCCTGGAGCCGGGCAAGCGCATCCCCATGCACCGCGGCCCGTACAACGGCGTGCTGCGCCTGCACCTGGGCCTGGTCGTGCCGGAACCGCGGGAAGACTGTTGGATCGAGGTGGACGGCCAGCGCCATGTCTGGCGGGAAGGGCAGGCCGTGGTGTTCGACGACCTCTACCCCCACCAAGTCCACAACGACACAGACGGCGTGCGGGTGGTGTTGTTCGTCGACTTCGAGCGCCCGTGCCGCGCCCCGATGCGCTGGTTCAACCTGCTGGTGCTGGCCCTGGCGCCGATGACGCCGGAGATCCGCCGGGGGAAGGCCAACCACGATTTGTGGGAAAAAGACTACTATGGCAGGGATTAG
- the rplV gene encoding 50S ribosomal protein L22 — protein sequence METTAIIRGVHISAQKTRLVADLIRGKSVARALEILNFSPKKAAGILKKAVESAIANAEHNDGADIDELKVTTIFVDKAQSMKRFSARAKGRGNRIEKQTCHITVKVGA from the coding sequence ATGGAAACTACTGCCATTATCCGTGGAGTTCACATCTCGGCCCAGAAGACCCGTCTGGTTGCGGACCTGATCCGCGGCAAGTCGGTCGCCCGTGCCCTGGAAATCCTCAACTTCTCCCCGAAGAAGGCCGCCGGCATCCTGAAGAAGGCTGTCGAATCCGCGATCGCCAACGCCGAGCACAACGACGGCGCCGACATCGACGAGCTGAAGGTCACCACGATTTTCGTGGACAAGGCTCAATCGATGAAGCGCTTCTCCGCCCGTGCGAAGGGCCGTGGCAACCGCATTGAGAAGCAGACCTGCCACATCACGGTCAAGGTCGGAGCCTAA
- the rplW gene encoding 50S ribosomal protein L23 — protein sequence MNTERLMQVLLAPIVTEKATFVAEKNQQVAFRVVDTATKPEIKAAVELLFKVQVESVQVLNRKGKVKRFGRFVGRRRNERKAYVSLKEGQEIDFAEVK from the coding sequence ATGAACACCGAACGCTTGATGCAGGTTCTGCTGGCTCCGATCGTGACCGAAAAGGCCACCTTCGTCGCCGAGAAGAACCAACAAGTCGCTTTCCGCGTGGTCGACACGGCCACCAAGCCGGAAATCAAGGCTGCCGTCGAACTGCTCTTCAAGGTGCAGGTCGAGTCCGTGCAGGTCCTCAATCGCAAGGGCAAAGTCAAGCGCTTTGGCCGTTTCGTGGGTCGCCGCCGCAATGAGCGCAAGGCCTACGTCTCGCTCAAGGAAGGCCAGGAAATCGACTTTGCGGAGGTGAAGTAA
- the rpsJ gene encoding 30S ribosomal protein S10 encodes MKNQKIRIRLKAFDYKLIDQSAAEIVDTAKRTGAVVRGPVPLPTRIRRYDVLRSPHVNKTSRDQFEIRTHQRLMDIVDPTDKTVDALMRLDLPAGVDVEIALQ; translated from the coding sequence ATGAAAAACCAGAAGATCCGCATCCGCTTGAAGGCGTTCGATTACAAGTTGATCGATCAGTCGGCCGCTGAAATCGTCGACACCGCCAAGCGCACCGGTGCGGTCGTCCGTGGTCCGGTTCCGCTGCCCACGCGCATCCGCCGTTACGACGTGCTGCGTTCGCCGCACGTGAACAAGACGTCGCGTGACCAGTTCGAAATCCGCACGCACCAGCGCCTGATGGACATCGTCGATCCCACCGACAAGACCGTGGACGCCCTGATGCGTCTGGATCTGCCGGCCGGTGTCGATGTCGAAATCGCCCTGCAGTAA
- the rpsQ gene encoding 30S ribosomal protein S17 — translation MSETQNTQPAKRQRTLVGKVVSNKMDKTVVVLVERRVKHPIYGKIIVRSAKYKAHDETNQINEGDTVEIAEGRPISRSKAWSVVRLVEAARVI, via the coding sequence ATGAGCGAAACGCAAAACACCCAACCCGCCAAGCGCCAGCGTACGCTGGTCGGCAAGGTCGTCAGCAACAAGATGGACAAGACCGTGGTCGTTCTCGTCGAACGCCGCGTGAAGCACCCCATCTACGGCAAGATCATCGTGCGCTCCGCGAAGTACAAGGCGCATGACGAGACGAACCAGATCAACGAAGGCGATACGGTTGAAATCGCCGAAGGCCGTCCCATCTCGCGCTCGAAGGCGTGGAGCGTGGTGCGCCTGGTCGAGGCCGCTCGCGTCATCTGA
- the rpsS gene encoding 30S ribosomal protein S19 yields the protein MSRSIKKGPFVDAYLITKVEKAVAGKDKKPIKTWSRRSTILPEFIGLTIAVHNGKQHVPVYINENMVGHKLGEFALTRTFKGHAADKKAKR from the coding sequence ATGTCACGTTCGATCAAGAAAGGCCCGTTTGTCGACGCCTACCTTATCACCAAGGTAGAGAAGGCCGTCGCGGGCAAAGACAAGAAGCCGATCAAGACCTGGTCGCGCCGTTCCACGATCCTGCCCGAGTTCATCGGTCTGACGATCGCTGTGCACAACGGCAAGCAGCACGTTCCCGTTTACATCAACGAGAACATGGTCGGCCACAAACTCGGCGAATTCGCGCTGACCCGCACGTTCAAGGGTCATGCCGCGGACAAGAAGGCCAAGAGGTAA
- the rpsL gene encoding 30S ribosomal protein S12 has product MPTISQLVRKPREVSAAKSKSPALENCPQRRGVCTRVYTTTPKKPNSALRKVAKVRLTNGYEVISYIGGEGHNLQEHSVVLVRGGRVKDLPGVRYHIVRGSLDLQGVKDRKQARSKYGAKRPKKA; this is encoded by the coding sequence ATGCCTACCATCAGCCAACTCGTGCGCAAGCCGCGCGAAGTCAGCGCCGCCAAGAGCAAGAGCCCCGCGCTCGAAAACTGCCCGCAGCGGCGTGGCGTGTGCACCCGCGTGTACACCACCACCCCCAAGAAGCCTAACTCCGCTCTGCGTAAGGTCGCCAAGGTGCGCCTGACCAACGGTTACGAAGTCATTTCGTACATCGGCGGCGAAGGCCACAACCTGCAGGAACACTCGGTCGTGCTCGTGCGCGGCGGCCGTGTGAAGGATCTGCCGGGTGTGCGTTACCACATCGTCCGTGGCTCGCTCGACTTGCAAGGCGTGAAAGACCGCAAGCAAGCGCGTTCGAAGTACGGCGCGAAGCGCCCCAAGAAGGCCTGA
- the rplC gene encoding 50S ribosomal protein L3 has protein sequence MSNPTPTPAAHRLGLVGRKVGMTRIFTEDGESIPVTVLDLSNNRVTQVKSLESDGYAAVQLAYGERRKSRVAEPQTGHYAKAGVEAGSILKEFRLDPAKAAEFTAGSVIAVESVFEAGQTVDVTGTTIGKGFAGTIKRHHFGSQRASHGNSRSHRVPGSIGQAQDPGRIFPGKRMSGHLGDVQRTVQNLDVVRVDAERGLLFVKGAVPGHNEANVIVRPAVKAPAKKGA, from the coding sequence ATGTCGAATCCGACACCCACGCCTGCCGCCCATCGGCTCGGGCTGGTGGGTCGCAAGGTTGGCATGACCCGCATTTTCACCGAGGATGGCGAGTCCATTCCGGTGACCGTGCTGGATCTGTCGAACAACCGAGTGACCCAGGTCAAGTCCCTGGAAAGCGACGGCTATGCCGCTGTCCAGTTGGCTTACGGCGAGCGCCGCAAGTCGCGCGTTGCCGAGCCCCAAACGGGCCACTACGCCAAAGCCGGCGTCGAAGCCGGTAGCATCCTCAAGGAATTCCGCCTCGATCCCGCGAAGGCCGCCGAATTCACCGCCGGCAGCGTGATCGCCGTCGAAAGCGTGTTCGAAGCTGGCCAGACGGTCGACGTGACGGGCACCACCATCGGTAAGGGCTTCGCCGGCACCATCAAGCGCCACCACTTCGGTTCGCAGCGCGCGTCGCACGGTAACTCCCGTTCGCACCGCGTGCCCGGCTCGATCGGCCAGGCGCAGGATCCCGGCCGCATCTTCCCCGGTAAGCGCATGTCGGGTCACCTCGGTGACGTGCAGCGCACGGTTCAGAACCTGGACGTCGTCCGCGTGGACGCCGAACGCGGTCTGCTGTTCGTCAAGGGCGCCGTGCCCGGCCACAACGAAGCCAACGTCATCGTGCGTCCGGCCGTCAAGGCCCCGGCCAAGAAAGGAGCGTAA
- the rpmC gene encoding 50S ribosomal protein L29, producing the protein MKAKELRTKDVAELQKELESLLRAQFGLRMQKATQQLANTSQLGKVRRDIARVRTLLTEKAGS; encoded by the coding sequence ATGAAAGCCAAAGAACTCCGTACCAAAGACGTCGCCGAGCTCCAGAAAGAGCTCGAGAGCCTGCTCCGTGCCCAATTCGGTCTGCGTATGCAGAAGGCCACCCAGCAGCTCGCCAACACCAGCCAACTGGGCAAAGTGCGTCGTGACATCGCTCGCGTCCGTACCTTGCTGACCGAGAAGGCAGGAAGCTAA
- the tuf gene encoding elongation factor Tu: protein MAKGKFERTKPHVNVGTIGHVDHGKTTLTAAITTVLSTKFGGEAKGYDQIDAAPEEKARGITINTAHVEYETATRHYAHVDCPGHADYVKNMITGAAQMDGAILVVSAADGPMPQTREHILLSRQVGVPYIIVFLNKADMVDDAELLELVEMEVRELLSKYDFPGDDTPIVKGSAKLALEGDKGELGEQAILALADALDSYIPTPERAIDGTFLMPVEDVFSISGRGTVVTGRIERGIVKVGEEIEIVGIKPTVKTTCTGVEMFRKLLDQGQAGDNVGILLRGTKREDVERGQVLAKPGSINPHTDFTAEVYILSKEEGGRHTPFFNGYRPQFYFRTTDVTGTIELPKDKEMVLPGDNVSMTVRLLAPIAMEEGLRFAIREGGRTVGAGVVASIVK, encoded by the coding sequence ATGGCAAAAGGCAAGTTTGAACGTACCAAGCCGCACGTGAACGTGGGCACGATCGGTCACGTTGACCACGGCAAGACGACGCTGACGGCGGCGATCACGACGGTTCTGTCGACGAAGTTCGGCGGCGAAGCCAAGGGCTACGACCAGATCGACGCGGCGCCCGAAGAGAAGGCGCGCGGCATCACGATCAACACGGCGCACGTGGAATACGAAACGGCGACGCGCCACTACGCGCACGTTGACTGCCCGGGCCACGCTGACTATGTGAAGAACATGATCACGGGCGCGGCGCAGATGGACGGCGCGATCCTGGTGGTGTCGGCCGCCGACGGCCCGATGCCGCAGACGCGCGAACACATCCTGCTGAGCCGCCAGGTGGGCGTGCCGTACATCATCGTGTTCCTGAACAAGGCGGACATGGTGGACGACGCCGAGCTGCTGGAACTGGTGGAAATGGAAGTCCGCGAGCTGCTGAGCAAGTACGACTTCCCGGGCGACGACACGCCGATCGTGAAGGGTTCGGCCAAGCTGGCGCTCGAAGGCGACAAGGGCGAGCTGGGCGAGCAGGCGATCCTGGCGCTGGCCGACGCGCTGGACAGCTACATCCCGACGCCTGAGCGTGCCATCGACGGCACGTTCCTGATGCCGGTCGAAGACGTGTTCTCGATCTCGGGCCGCGGCACGGTGGTGACCGGCCGTATCGAGCGCGGCATCGTGAAGGTCGGCGAGGAAATCGAAATCGTCGGCATCAAGCCGACGGTGAAGACGACCTGCACGGGCGTGGAAATGTTCCGCAAGCTGCTGGACCAAGGTCAAGCGGGCGACAACGTCGGTATCCTGCTGCGCGGCACCAAGCGTGAAGACGTCGAGCGTGGCCAGGTGCTGGCCAAGCCGGGTTCGATCAACCCGCACACGGACTTCACGGCCGAGGTGTACATTCTGTCGAAGGAAGAAGGCGGCCGCCACACCCCGTTCTTCAACGGCTATCGTCCCCAGTTCTACTTCCGTACGACGGACGTGACGGGCACGATCGAGCTGCCGAAGGACAAGGAAATGGTTCTGCCGGGTGACAACGTGTCGATGACCGTGCGCCTGCTGGCCCCGATCGCCATGGAAGAAGGCCTGCGCTTCGCCATTCGCGAAGGCGGCCGTACCGTCGGCGCCGGCGTCGTCGCTTCCATCGTCAAGTAA
- the rpsG gene encoding 30S ribosomal protein S7: MPRRREVPKREILPDPKFGSVELAKFMNVVMLDGKKAVAERIVYGALEQVQTKTGKEPIEVFSLAINNIKPIVEVKSRRVGGANYQVPVEVRPVRRLALAMRWLREAAKKRGEKSMDLRLAGELIDASEGRGAAMKKREDTHKMAEANKAFSHFRW, encoded by the coding sequence ATGCCCCGTCGTCGCGAAGTACCCAAGCGCGAGATTCTGCCCGATCCCAAGTTCGGCAGCGTCGAGCTCGCCAAGTTCATGAACGTCGTCATGCTGGACGGCAAGAAGGCCGTCGCCGAGCGCATCGTCTATGGTGCCCTCGAGCAAGTGCAAACCAAGACCGGCAAGGAGCCGATCGAGGTTTTCAGCCTGGCGATCAACAACATCAAGCCGATCGTCGAAGTGAAGAGCCGCCGCGTTGGCGGCGCCAACTACCAAGTGCCGGTTGAAGTGCGCCCTGTGCGCCGCCTGGCCTTGGCTATGCGTTGGTTGCGCGAAGCCGCGAAGAAGCGCGGCGAGAAGTCGATGGATCTGCGTTTGGCTGGCGAGCTGATCGATGCCTCCGAAGGTCGTGGCGCCGCGATGAAGAAGCGCGAAGACACGCACAAGATGGCCGAAGCCAACAAGGCCTTCAGCCATTTCCGCTGGTAA
- the rplD gene encoding 50S ribosomal protein L4, which yields MDLKLLNDQGEAGTVSVADTVFGREFNEALVQQIVVAFQANARSGNRAQKDRTEVKHSTKKPWRQKGTGRARAGMTSSPLWRGGGRTFPNSPEENFSQKVNKKMYRAGIRSILSQLAREGRIAVVDAFKLESPKTKLAAAKLKGLGLESVLIITDDFDENVYLATRNLPHVAVVEPRYADPLSLIHYKKVLITKPAIAQLEEMLG from the coding sequence ATGGATCTCAAGCTCCTGAACGACCAAGGCGAAGCCGGCACGGTCAGCGTTGCCGACACCGTCTTCGGCCGCGAATTCAACGAAGCGCTGGTGCAGCAGATCGTGGTGGCCTTCCAGGCCAACGCGCGCAGCGGCAACCGCGCCCAGAAGGATCGTACGGAAGTCAAGCACTCCACCAAGAAGCCCTGGCGCCAGAAGGGTACCGGCCGCGCTCGCGCCGGTATGACCTCGTCGCCGCTGTGGCGTGGGGGTGGTCGCACGTTCCCGAACTCGCCCGAAGAGAACTTCAGCCAGAAGGTCAACAAGAAGATGTACCGCGCCGGGATCCGCTCGATCCTGTCGCAACTGGCTCGTGAAGGCCGCATCGCCGTTGTCGACGCATTCAAGCTGGAATCCCCCAAGACCAAGCTGGCCGCCGCCAAGCTGAAAGGCCTGGGCCTGGAGTCCGTGCTGATCATCACCGACGACTTCGACGAGAACGTTTACCTCGCCACCCGCAACCTGCCGCACGTTGCCGTGGTCGAACCGCGCTATGCCGATCCGCTTTCGCTGATCCACTACAAGAAAGTGCTGATCACCAAGCCGGCCATCGCCCAACTCGAGGAGATGCTCGGATGA
- the rplB gene encoding 50S ribosomal protein L2 yields MALVKVKPTSAGRRGMVKVVSPNLHKGAPVASLLEKKKRGSGRNNNGHITVRHRGGGHKQHYRIVDFRRDKDGIPAKVERLEYDPNRTAHLALLCYADGERRYIIAPRGLEVGASLVSGDEAPIRAGNTLRIRSIPVGTTIHCIEMLPGKGAQIARSAGASAVLMAREGVYAQVRLRSGEVRRIHIECRATIGEVGNEEHSLRQIGKAGAMRWRGVRPTVRGVAMNPVDHPHGGGEGRTGEAREPVSPWGTPAKGYKTRSNKRTNNMIVQRRKRK; encoded by the coding sequence ATGGCCCTCGTTAAAGTCAAACCGACCTCGGCCGGCCGCCGCGGCATGGTGAAGGTGGTCAGCCCGAACCTGCACAAGGGCGCCCCCGTCGCTTCGCTGCTCGAAAAGAAGAAGCGTGGCTCTGGCCGTAACAACAACGGTCACATCACCGTCCGTCATCGTGGCGGTGGTCACAAGCAACATTACCGTATCGTCGACTTCCGTCGCGACAAGGACGGCATCCCCGCCAAGGTCGAGCGTCTGGAATACGACCCCAACCGTACGGCGCACCTGGCGCTGCTGTGCTACGCCGATGGCGAGCGCCGCTACATCATCGCGCCCCGTGGCCTGGAAGTGGGCGCCTCGCTGGTGTCGGGCGACGAAGCCCCCATCCGCGCCGGCAACACGCTGCGCATCCGCAGCATCCCGGTGGGTACGACGATACACTGCATCGAAATGCTGCCCGGCAAGGGGGCGCAGATCGCCCGTTCGGCCGGCGCCTCCGCCGTGCTGATGGCCCGTGAAGGCGTCTACGCGCAGGTCCGCCTGCGTTCGGGCGAAGTGCGCCGCATTCACATCGAATGCCGCGCCACGATCGGTGAAGTCGGTAATGAAGAACACAGCCTGCGCCAGATCGGCAAGGCCGGTGCAATGCGTTGGCGCGGTGTCCGCCCGACGGTTCGTGGCGTGGCCATGAACCCGGTCGATCACCCGCACGGTGGTGGCGAAGGCCGCACCGGTGAAGCTCGCGAACCGGTCAGCCCGTGGGGCACCCCGGCTAAGGGTTACAAGACCCGTAGCAACAAGCGGACGAACAATATGATCGTCCAACGGCGCAAGCGCAAGTAA
- the fusA gene encoding elongation factor G produces the protein MARKTPIERYRNIGISAHIDAGKTTTTERILFYTGVNHKIGEVHDGAATMDWMEQEQERGITITSAATTAFWRGMAGNYPEHRINIIDTPGHVDFTIEVERSMRVLDGACMVYCAVGGVQPQSETVWRQANKYGVPRLAFVNKMDRTGANFFKVYDQLKGRLRANPVPIVIPIGAEDTFSGVVDLIKMKAILWDEASQGTKFDYADIPAELQASAEEWREKLVESAAESSEELMNKYLETGALDEAEINAGIRQRTIAGEIQPMLCGTAFKNKGVQRMLDAVIDYLPSPIDIPPVDGQDDDGNAVNRKADDNEKFSALAFKLMSDPFVGQLTFVRVYSGVLKSGDTVYNPIKGKKERIGRLLQMHANNREEIKEVLAGDIAAVVGLKDVTTGETLCDVDSHILLERMEFPEPVISQAVEPKSKADQEKMGLALGRLAQEDPSFRVRSDEESGQTIISGMGELHLEILVDRMKREFGVEANVGKPQVAYRETIRKTCEEAEGKFVKQSGGRGQYGHAVLKVEPLEPGGAGFEFVDAIKGGVVPREFIPAVEKGVRDTLSSGILAGYPVVDVKVTLFFGSYHDVDSNENAFRMAGSMAFKEGMRKASPVLLEPMMAVEVETPEDYAGTVMGDLSSRRGMVQGMDDIVGGGKIIKAEVPLAEMFGYSTSLRSQTQGRATYTMEFKQYAEAPKNVADEVIAARTK, from the coding sequence ATGGCCCGCAAAACCCCGATCGAGCGCTACCGCAACATTGGCATCTCTGCGCACATCGATGCAGGGAAAACCACCACGACCGAACGCATCCTGTTCTACACGGGCGTCAATCACAAGATTGGCGAAGTGCATGATGGCGCCGCCACCATGGACTGGATGGAGCAGGAACAGGAACGTGGCATCACCATTACGTCGGCCGCGACCACGGCGTTCTGGCGTGGCATGGCTGGCAACTATCCTGAGCACCGCATCAACATCATCGACACCCCGGGGCACGTGGACTTCACCATCGAAGTCGAACGTTCCATGCGCGTGCTCGACGGCGCCTGCATGGTCTACTGCGCTGTGGGCGGCGTTCAGCCCCAGTCGGAAACCGTGTGGCGCCAGGCCAACAAGTACGGCGTGCCCCGCCTGGCCTTCGTCAACAAGATGGACCGCACCGGCGCCAACTTCTTCAAGGTCTATGACCAGTTGAAGGGCCGCCTGCGCGCCAACCCCGTGCCCATCGTGATCCCGATCGGCGCCGAAGACACGTTCTCCGGCGTGGTCGACCTGATCAAGATGAAGGCCATCCTGTGGGATGAAGCCAGCCAGGGCACCAAGTTCGACTACGCCGACATCCCCGCCGAGCTGCAAGCGTCGGCCGAGGAATGGCGCGAGAAGCTGGTCGAGTCGGCCGCCGAGTCGTCCGAAGAGCTGATGAACAAGTACCTGGAAACGGGCGCGCTGGATGAAGCCGAGATCAACGCCGGCATCCGCCAACGCACCATCGCCGGCGAAATCCAGCCGATGCTGTGCGGCACCGCCTTCAAGAACAAGGGCGTGCAGCGCATGCTGGACGCGGTCATCGACTACCTGCCGTCGCCCATCGACATTCCGCCGGTGGATGGCCAGGACGATGACGGCAACGCCGTCAACCGCAAGGCCGACGACAACGAGAAGTTCTCGGCGCTGGCGTTCAAGCTGATGAGCGATCCGTTCGTGGGCCAGTTGACCTTCGTGCGCGTGTACTCCGGCGTGCTGAAGTCGGGCGATACCGTCTACAACCCCATCAAGGGCAAGAAGGAACGTATCGGCCGTCTGCTGCAGATGCACGCCAACAACCGCGAAGAAATCAAGGAAGTGCTGGCGGGCGACATCGCCGCCGTGGTCGGCCTGAAGGACGTGACCACCGGCGAAACGCTGTGCGACGTCGATTCGCACATCCTGCTGGAGCGCATGGAGTTCCCCGAGCCCGTGATTTCGCAGGCCGTGGAACCCAAGTCGAAGGCCGACCAGGAAAAGATGGGTCTGGCGCTGGGCCGTCTGGCCCAGGAAGATCCGTCGTTCCGCGTGCGCAGCGACGAGGAATCGGGTCAAACCATCATTTCCGGCATGGGCGAACTGCACCTGGAAATTCTGGTCGACCGCATGAAGCGCGAATTCGGCGTGGAAGCCAACGTCGGCAAGCCGCAGGTGGCTTACCGCGAAACCATCCGCAAGACCTGCGAAGAAGCCGAAGGCAAGTTCGTCAAGCAGTCGGGCGGCCGCGGCCAGTACGGCCACGCCGTGCTGAAGGTCGAGCCGCTGGAGCCGGGCGGCGCCGGTTTCGAATTCGTCGACGCCATCAAGGGCGGCGTGGTTCCCCGTGAATTCATCCCGGCCGTCGAAAAGGGCGTGCGCGACACGCTGTCTTCGGGCATCCTGGCGGGCTACCCCGTCGTGGACGTCAAGGTCACGCTGTTCTTCGGCTCGTACCACGACGTGGACTCGAACGAAAACGCGTTCCGGATGGCCGGCTCCATGGCCTTCAAGGAAGGCATGCGCAAGGCCAGCCCGGTGCTGCTCGAGCCCATGATGGCCGTTGAAGTGGAAACGCCGGAAGACTACGCCGGCACCGTGATGGGCGACCTGTCCTCGCGGCGCGGCATGGTCCAGGGCATGGACGACATCGTTGGCGGCGGCAAGATCATCAAGGCCGAGGTTCCCCTGGCCGAGATGTTCGGTTACTCGACCAGCCTGCGTTCGCAAACGCAAGGCCGCGCGACGTACACGATGGAATTCAAGCAGTACGCTGAAGCTCCGAAGAACGTGGCTGACGAAGTTATCGCCGCCCGTACCAAGTAA
- the rplP gene encoding 50S ribosomal protein L16, with amino-acid sequence MLQPSRRKYRKEQKGRNTGLATRGTNVSFGEFGLKATGRGRLTARQIEAARRAINRHIKRGGRIWIRIFPDKPISQKPAEVRMGNGKGNPEYWVAEIQPGKVLYEMEGVSEELAREAFRLAAAKLPIATTFVARHIGA; translated from the coding sequence ATGCTGCAACCCTCACGCAGAAAGTATCGCAAAGAGCAGAAGGGCCGCAATACGGGCCTGGCCACGCGCGGCACCAACGTGTCGTTCGGCGAATTCGGCCTGAAGGCCACCGGCCGTGGCCGTCTGACCGCGCGCCAGATCGAGGCTGCTCGTCGTGCCATCAACCGTCACATCAAGCGTGGCGGCCGTATCTGGATCCGCATCTTCCCGGACAAGCCGATCTCGCAGAAGCCGGCCGAAGTCCGTATGGGTAACGGTAAGGGCAACCCGGAGTACTGGGTCGCTGAAATCCAACCCGGCAAGGTGCTGTACGAAATGGAAGGGGTGAGCGAAGAATTGGCTCGCGAAGCTTTCCGCCTGGCCGCCGCCAAGCTGCCGATCGCGACGACCTTCGTGGCTCGTCACATCGGCGCCTAA
- the rpsC gene encoding 30S ribosomal protein S3 codes for MGQKIHPTGFRLAVTRNWSSRWYADDKSFGAMLAEDIRVREYLKKKLKSASVGRVLIERPAKNARITVYSARPGVVIGKRGEDIESLKADLQRLMGVPVHVNIEEIRKPETDAQLIADSISQQLEKRIMFRRAMKRAMQNAMRLGAQGIKIMSSGRLNGIEIARTEWYREGRVPLHTLKANIDYGTSEAHTTYGVIGIKVWVYKGDMLANGELPPETAAPREEERRPRRAPRGDRPDGGRPGGRPGGGGRGRGPRKADAAPAPEGE; via the coding sequence ATGGGTCAGAAAATTCACCCCACTGGGTTCCGTCTCGCGGTCACCCGTAATTGGTCCTCGCGTTGGTACGCCGACGACAAGTCTTTCGGCGCCATGCTGGCCGAAGACATCCGCGTGCGCGAATACCTGAAGAAGAAGCTCAAGAGCGCCTCGGTCGGCCGCGTGCTGATCGAGCGTCCCGCCAAGAACGCCCGCATCACCGTCTACTCGGCTCGTCCGGGCGTGGTGATCGGCAAGCGCGGCGAAGACATCGAAAGCCTGAAGGCCGATCTGCAGCGTCTGATGGGCGTGCCCGTGCACGTCAACATCGAGGAAATCCGCAAGCCGGAAACCGACGCCCAACTGATCGCCGACTCGATTTCGCAACAGCTCGAAAAGCGCATCATGTTCCGCCGCGCGATGAAGCGCGCCATGCAGAACGCCATGCGTCTGGGCGCCCAGGGCATCAAGATCATGAGCTCGGGCCGTCTGAACGGCATCGAAATCGCGCGCACCGAGTGGTACCGCGAAGGTCGCGTGCCGCTGCACACGCTGAAGGCGAACATCGACTACGGCACCTCCGAAGCCCACACCACCTACGGTGTGATCGGCATCAAGGTCTGGGTCTACAAGGGCGACATGCTGGCCAATGGCGAACTGCCGCCTGAGACCGCCGCGCCTCGCGAAGAAGAGCGCCGTCCGCGCCGTGCCCCCCGTGGCGACCGTCCTGATGGCGGCCGTCCTGGTGGCCGTCCCGGCGGTGGTGGCCGCGGCCGCGGTCCGCGCAAGGCGGACGCCGCGCCGGCGCCTGAAGGAGAATAA